TGCGTACGCGAAGCGCCACGCCGACGTCACACCAGGCCAGTACGTGATGGTCGCCGTCACCGATACGGGCTCGGGCATGTCGGCCGATGTGCAGGAGCATGTGTTCGAGCCGTTCTTCACGACCAAGCCCGAAGGGCAGGGCACGGGCCTTGGCCTGAGCATGGTGTATGGCTTCGTCAAGCAGTCGGGCGGCCATGTGAAGATCTACAGCGAGATGGGGCACGGCACGACGATGCGCCTGTATCTGCCGCGCGTGCGCGAGGAAGAGGATCTTGAAACGGATGTCGATGCGGGGCCGGCCAAAGGCGGCGCGGAAACGATTCTCGTCGTCGAGGATGATGAAGACGTACGCACCACAGTCGTCGAGATGCTGGCGTCGCTCGGCTATCGCGTGCTGAAGGCGAAGGATGCGCAAAGCGCGCTGGCGATCGTCGAAAGCGGCGTGCCGATCCATCTGCTATTTACGGACGTCGTGATGCCAGGGCCGCTGCGCAGCACGGAACTGGCGCGCAAGGCACGCGAGCGGCAGCCGGGCATCGCGGTGCTGTTCACGTCGGGCTACACGGACAATGCAATCGTGCATGGGGGGCGGCTGGACGAGGGCGTCGAGCTATTGAGCAAGCCGTATTCGCAGGAAGCGCTCGCGCGCAAGATCCAGCATGCGCTGCGCGTGCAGTACGCGCGGCCGGAAGACGCCGTCACGCTGCAGGCGGAGGACTCGCAAACCGTCAGGTACGTCGATCGGCACAACAACGAGACCTTCGACGCGATCCGTGATCTGCGCATTCTGTTCGTCGAAGATGACGAACTGGTTCGCGTCAGCACGGCGGAGTTGTTGCGCACCTTCGGGCTCGAGGTCGCCGAAGCGGAGAGCGCGACGCAAGCGTCGCAGATGCTGGGCGAGCGCGACTTCGACGTGCTGTTGACGGACATCGGACTGGCGGGTGCGTCGGGCGTCGATCTGGCAATCGGTGCCGCCGCGCGCCAGCCTGGTATGCGCGTGATTTTCGTGACGGGCTCGGACGCGGCGCTGTCGCCGCAGCAGCAGACGCAATTGCAGGGCGCCTCGCAATTGCGCAAGCCGTACGATCCGCTCGATCTCGTCAAGGCATTGCGCGCGTGCATCGAAGATGCTTCGCCGCGTCCGGCTCAGTAGGTGATCGTCGCGATCGGGCAGCGGTGGCAGCAGCTCCTCGCGAGAAGAACGAGCCATAGCGCGCGCTTCATGGTCAAGGCGTCTTGCAGGTGAACGGGCCGAGCGTCGGCATTCTTCGTTCTCGCGGCCTCAATTCAGCATAGCGGCAATGCGATGTAGACATGTCGGCTGGCAACGGGCGTTGTATTTTTATCCGGATGATATTGCGTTTTATATTTATACCCGGATAAAATGCGAGCATCGATTCCACACGATGCGAGGCTCGACATGACAACTCACGCAATAACCTGCACGGCCTTCGAAGGCGTTCGACGACTCGCGTCGGGCGCGTTGAAGGACGTTGCGCTGGCGGTCAAGGCTGCGACGGAGCGCGACGGCGGCGCTTCCGTGCTGATCTTCGACGACCAGACCAGCCGTCCCATCGAACTCGACCTGCGAGGTTCCGCAAGCGACGTGCTTGCAAGGCTCGCCGATCAGCAGCACGATGAAGCGCGCCAAACCGAACCGGCGAGCGACGAACCTGCGGCCTCGCGCGGTCGCGGCCGGCCGAAGCTCGGTGTCGTCGCGCGTGAGGTCACGCTGCTGCCGAGGCATTGGGAATGGCTGAACGGGCAGCCGGGCGGCGCATCGGTTGCGCTGCGCAAGCTGGTCGACGCGGCGCGGAGCGCGAGCGAAGGCAAGGACCGCATGCGTCAGGCGCAGGAAGCGGCGTATCGGTTCATGACGGCGATGGCGGGCGATCTCGCCGGTTACGAAGAAGCGACGCGCGCGCTGTATGCGAACGACGCCGCCCGCTTCGATGCCATGACAGCCGCATGGCCCGTCGACGTGCGCGATCACACGCGTGCGTTGGCGAAACGCGCGCTCGATGTTGATGTTTCGGGGAATCCTTGAAGCCTGAGCGCGAAAGGCCGAAAAGCAGCAGGCGAAAAAAAACCGCTCATGCCGGGGAGCATGAGCGGAAAGTCGGAGAGTTACAACATCGCTTGCGCTACTCAATCGGGGTCACGCAGCCTGTGCAGTGTAGGGAACGGGGCATGCGTTCCGATATCAGATAACTCCCAAAGCGTGGCTCAACAACTCGGCTCCGTCCGATAGCGCGCAAACCACTTCGCGCAAACCCTCATGCCGGCTTTCTTATGCCGTGCATCCGTTCATCAAGTCCGCATAACGGGCGCCGTAAAAGCATTGCAGCCCGCCGGCCCGCGTTGCCTGCGACTCAATCCGTCAAAGCACGGCTGATGAACTGTCGAGGATCTCACGATGAAGTGGTTTGACCGCATGACTGTCTGGAAGAAGCTGTTGATCGCGTTTGCGACCGTGATCGGTTTTGGTGTGGCGGTTGGCGTGGCGGGATTGTCGGCGCTGGCGTCGATGCACGGCATCACGGAAGAAATATCGAGCCGCCATATGGACGGTCTCTACTGGATGGAAGAGGCGAACCGCTACAAGATCGACACCGATCTCGACGCCGCCAACCTCGGCTACGCGCCCGACGACGCCGCGCGTCAGAAGTTGAAGGACGACATCGTCGCGTCGCTGAAGCACATGCACGACGCGTACGGGCGTTATCGCGAGACGATTGCGGGCGACGGCGGGCAATCGCAGTACGACGACGTGCTGCGCAAGACCGAGACGTGGGAAGCGATCGTGCATCAGCAGATCGGACTGCAGCCGATACCGCAAGGCATCGATAACGCCGAACTGGTACGGCGCGCGATCGCCGCGAGTGAGGCGCTGCGTGACAAGATCGTCGCGCTGATCGACTACCGCCGCCAGCAGGCGAACGCCGCGCAGCACAAGGCGAGCGCGGAATACGCGAGCATGCGCGTGGTGCTGTCGCTGCTGGTGCTGGCGTCGATGCTGGTGGGCGCGGGGTTCGCGTGGCTGATCGCGCGACGTCTGACGCGCCAGCTTGGCGGCGAGCCTGATTACGCGGCGCAGATCGCGAGCCGGATTGCGGCGGGCGATCTGGGTGTGCGCGTCGACACGAAACCCGGCGACACCGCGAGCCTGCTCTACGCGCTCGCCAACATGCGCGAGCAACTGGCCGCGATCGTCGGCAAGATTCGCGAGTCGAGCGAATCGATCCTGCTTGCTTCGGGCGAAATCGCGCAGGGTAATACCGATCTGTCGCAACGTACCGAGGAGCAGGCCGCGTCGTTGGAAGAAACGGCGTCGAGCATGGAGCAACTGACGGCGACCGTCCGCCAGAACGCCGACAACGCCCAGCAGGCGGGCGGCGTCGCGGCCGGCGCGTCGGAAGTCGCCGTGCGCGGCAGCGGCCTGGTCGGCGATGTGGTCGAGACGATACGCGAGCTCGCAGCCGGCTCGAAACGGATGACGGACATCATTGGCGTGATCGAGAGCATCGCGTTCCAGACGAATATTCTTGCGCTGAACGCCGCCGTCGAAGCGGCGCGCGCAGGCGAACAGGGGCGCGGCTTCGCGGTCGTCGCGGGCGAAGTGCGCGCGCTCGCGCAACGCAGCGCGGTATCGGCGAAAGAGATCAAGGAACTGATCGAAAGCTCGACGTCGCGTGTGGACAGCGGCGCCGTGCTCGCCGAGCGCGCGGGCCGGACCATGACGGAAGTCACGCAGGCCGTGCAGCGGATGACGGACATCATGGGCGAGATTTCGGCGGCATCGGGCGAACAGAGCACGGGCATCGAGCAGGTGAACCGCGCGGTCGCGCAGATGGACGAGGTCACGCAGCAGAACGCGGCGCTCGTCGAGCAGGCGGCGGCTGCGGCGGGCGCGATGGCCGACCAGGCAAGGCATCTGAAGACAGCCGTTTCCGTGTTTTCGCTTTGATACGGCATGGACGCAACATCGGGACGCAACACCGCCGCGCGTACGCATTTCACGCGGCTTGTCAGCGCCAGGCGCTCTCCGTACACTCGCGCGTAGTTCAAGAATCCCATCCTGGACCGCGCTGCGACATCACGCAAAAAGGCGGCGCTTCCATACAAGATCTACGCCAATAGAGGAGAACCCCCGCGATGGCCGATTCCTATTTTCCGCGCTGGCGTGTCCAGTCGAGAGGCGTCGAAGGGCGCGTCGTCAATACAGACGAGCGTCTGCCCGGGCCGCAAATGCTGGCGATGGGCATCCAGCACGTCGTCGCGATGTTCGGTTCGACGGTGCTCGCGCCGCTCCTGATGGGCTTCGATCCCAATCTTTGCATCTTCATGTCGGGGATCGGCACGTTGCTGTTCTTCGTGCTGGTCGGTGGGCGCGTGCCGAGCTATCTCGGTTCGAGCTTCGCGTTCATCGGTCTGGTGATCGCGATCACCGGCTACACCGGTCACGGCCCGAACCTGAACATACCCGTCGCGCTTGGCGGGATCATCGCGTGCGGGGTGGTGTACGTCATCATCGGATTGATCGTGTCGGCTGTCGGCACTGCGTGGATCGAGACGCTGATGCCGCCCGTCGTGACGGGCTCGATCGTCGCGGTGATCGGCCTGAATCTCGCGCCGATCGCCGTCAAGGGCGTGAGCGGCAGCGCGTTCGATTCCTACATGGCGCTCGTCACCGTGCTGTGCGTCGGCGCCGTGGCGGTGTTCACGCGCGGCATGTTGCAGCGTCTGCTGATTCTCGTCGGCTTGCTGATCGCTTACGTGATCTACGCGATCGTCACGAACGGCATGGGCATGGGCAAGCCGATCGACTTTTCGATCGTCGCGAATGCCGCGTGGTTCGGCATGCCGCATTTCACGGCGCCCGTCTTCAGCGGTCAGGCGATGGCGCTGCTCGCGCCCGTCGCGGTGATCCTCGTTGCCGAGAACCTCGGCCACATCAAGGCGGTCAGCGCGATGACGGGACAGAATCTCGACGGCTACATCGGCCGCGCGTTCATCGGCGATGGTCTCGCGACGGTCGTGTCCGGCTTCGCGGGCGGCACGGGCGTCACGACGTACGCGGAAAACATCGGCGTGATGGCCGTTACGAAGATTTACTCGACGCTCGTGTTCGTGATCGCTGCGGTGATCGCGCTGGTGCTCGGTTTCTCGCCGAAGTTCGGCGCGGTGATCCAGACCATTCCCGGCCCGGTGCTGGGCGGCGTGTCGATCGTCGTGTTCGGGCTGATTGCGGTGACGGGCGCGCGAATCTGGGTCGTCAACAAGGTCGACTTCTCCGACAACCGCAATCTGATCGTCGCCGCCGTGACGCTGGTGCTCGGCGCGGGTGACTTCTCGCTGAAGTTCGGCGGCTTTGCGCTCGGCGGCATCGGTACTGCGACGTTCGGCGCGATCATTCTGTACGCGCTGCTGCGTCGCAAAGGTCCGCAAGAACCGGCTGTCTGATACAGACATCTGCTTGAGTACAACGGGCGCCCGCAGTTCTGCGAGGCGCCCGTTTTCTTTACTTCTTTCCTTTTCCGCGCGTCAGCAATGCGGTCTCCGACAGATCCACTTCGCGCATCAGCTTGTTCATCGTGTCGTCGTTGATCAACTGACTGCCGCGCAGGTCGAGCAGCGTCACGCGTTCGGCGCGCATCGCTGCGAGCTTCATCTGGAACTCGAATGCCTCCGAGCGACGTGCGCTTTCGGCGGGTTCCATGTCGTCGTCGAGCGTTGCGAGACGGCGGCGGTAAATGTCCATCACGCGCGCCGTCACATCGGCGGCATGTGCGGATGAGGCTTCGTCGAGATCGGCGGTCGCGGTTTCCTGATAGCGGTCGATTGCGCGGATCGCCGCCTGCGCCGCCTGAATGCGCGCCATGCGTTCCTCGGCGGCATGCGGATCGGGCCGGCGGCGCGCGCCGTTCATCAATAGCGGCAAGCCGATCACGGCGACGAACAGCGACACGAGAATCACGCCCGACGCGATGAAGATCGCGGTATCGCGTCCAGGCAGCGGCTGTCCATTCGACAACGCGACGGGCAGCGACAACACGCCCGCGAGCGTCACGGCGCCACGCACGCCCGCGATGGTCGTCATCGATACGGTGCGCAGGCCGGGCACTGCATTCGCGACGCCTTGCTTCGCCGCGCCCCGGCTCGCGAACCAGCGCAGCAGCCAGACCCACACGAAGCGCAACGCGTACAGCGCCACCGCGACGGCTGTGACATAGAAGATCAGCCGCAACTCGGAGCCGCTCGCTTCTTCATGCGCGTCGAGCAGCGCGCGGCCGATGATGTGCGGAAACTGCAGGCCGAGCAGGATAAAGACCATGCCATTGAAGACGAATTCGATCATCGTCCACGTGACGCTCGCCCGCACGCGCGCCGACGCGGGGCTCGCGGTCGTGAACGTCGAGTAGTTCATCGTCATGCCGGCGGCGACGGCGGCGAGAATGCCAGAAAACTCGAAGTGCTCAGCGAACAGATACGCGGCGAACGGAATCAGCATCGTCATCACGACGCCGGGCGCAGGGTCGCCTTCTTCGGTGAGATTGAGAAAGTGCGTCGATGCATAGCTGAAGAGCCACGCGACGGCCGCGCCTGTCGCCAGCCCGCCGAGCGCGATGATCACAAAACTCACCGATGCGTCGCGCAGCGAGAACACGCCCGTCAACGCGGCGGCGATCGCGAACTTCAGCGCGACGAGACCGGACGCGTCGTTCATCAACGCTTCGCCTTCGAGGATATGCATCAGATGCTCGGGCAAGCGGTTGCGCCCGGCGATGCCCGACAGCGCGACGGCGTCCGTCGGCGACAGCACGGCGGCGAGCGCGAAGGCGATGGGCAGCGAGATCGACGGCACCATCGCGTGAATGAAGTAGCCGACGGCGACCACCGTCATGAACACGAGACCGAGCGCGAGCATCAGGATCGCGCGACGCTGCATGAAGAACTCGCGTTTGGGGATGCGCCAGCCGTCCGCGAACAGCAGCGGCGGAATGAAGAGCATCATGAAGAGTTCGGGATCGAACGTCACGTGCAGGCCGAGACGCGGCCACGCGAGCAGCGCACCGAACGCGATCTGCACGAGCGGCAGCGGCAGCTTGAGCGGCACCAGCCGCACCACGACGCCCGAAGCGGCGACGGCGAGCAGCAGGATCAAAACGGTGAAGACGATATCCATCGGAAACGGGTGTGAGGAAACAGGCAGTGGCGCGCGACGGGAAGAGCAGCACTCGGACGACCCATCGCGACATGAAACGCCGCGTCTGGAAAGACGATGCGGCGCTCGGTCAGCCCGAAGTGTAGCCCGACCGAATGACATCGCGCTTCAAAGGCTGCAAGTCGTCCGAAAGCAAGTGCACCGTCACGGTGCATTGCACGCCCTCGTGCGACGCATGTGCGCTTCGCGCGGTGCAGCCTTCGATGCAAATTTCGTTTGTAGGTGCGCCACCGTGCGCATGGAGCTTGCTTAATAGGAACCGATAACGCACATTTCGAGGACGGCGGCGGCCCTTCGCCTTTGCGACGCGCCCGCCGTGCTTTTGCGTGAGAGGACTGCATGACGATTGCGCAACAGGAAAGAACAGCGGTGCCGCACGGCTTCGAGCTCAGCATGACCTCGGGCCTGCAGCGCTATTCGGTACAACACGGCGACCTGACGCTGACGAGCGTCTTTCAGCCGATATTCAGCCTGTCGCACATGCGTGCCGTGGGCTATGAGGGCTTGCTGCGCGCGCATGATCCATTCGACCGCGCGGTGTCGCCCGTCGATGTGTTCGGCCAGGCGGCGCGCGTCGGCGACGTGTTGCATGTCGACCGGCTCGCACAGTCGCTGCATCTCGAGAACTTCAAGGTGCTCGGCGCGGAGCGCGAGTGGCTATTTCTCAACGTGCATCCGGGCGTGCTGATCGACTCGTATCATTCGGCGGCGCTGCTGGCGAATCTGCGGCGGCTGAACCTGTCGCCGCGGCGCATCGTGCTCGAAGTGCTCGAACAGAGCGCGGAAGACCTCGAGCGACTCGCCGAAGCCGTGCGCCAGTTTCGCGAGCGCGGCTTCCTGATCGCGCTCGACGACTTTGGCGCCGGGCATTCGAACATCGAGCGCATCTGGCAGCTGAACCCCGATATCGTGAAGCTCGATCGCATCATGCTGTCGCATGCGGCGCATCGCGCGGATGTTGCATCGATACTGCCTGGGCTCGTCGCTCTGCTGCATGAGGCGGGCAAGCTGGTGCTGATCGAAGGTGTCGAGACGGAGCACGAGGCGCATATGGCGATGGAGTGCAACGTCGATTTCGTGCAGGGCTTTTACTTTGGACGCCCGCATCCGGGTCTTGCCGACGCGACGCATGCGGCAGCGTGCATTGGCGAGTTGACCGAGCGTTATCAGACGCAGACGGAGGAGCGAGAGCGGCGCAACGCATCGCGGCTTGCGCCATACATTCGCGCGTTCGAGCGCGCGGCCGAGCGGCTTGCCGCAGGCGAACTGCTCGACGAAGTGTGCTGGAATTTTCTTGCGCTCGATCACGCGGCGCGTTGCTATCTGCTCGACGACAAAGGACGGCAGGCCGGACGCAATGTCGTGCTGCGTGCCGACCGTGCTTCGCACGAAACGCGCTTCTTGCCGCTATCCGATGCGCAAGGCGCGAACTGGCTGCGCCGCCCGTATTTTCGTACGGCGATGGAGGCGCCTGAGCGCGTGCATGTGACGCGGCCCTATCTGTCGATCAACGAGGCGATGCCGTGCGTGACGTTGTCGGTGGCGACGCAGATTGGCGCGCGCACTTCCGTGTTGTGCGGCGATATCGACTGGTTCGAGGAGCCGCACTTCTGAGATCATGTGGGTTTCGTTTTCACGACGTGACTCTCTGATATGCGAAGCGAACGGGTATTGCTCGAAGTCATCGCGACGACGGTTGCCGATGCGATGGCCGCTGCGCGCGGCGGTGCGGATCGGCTCGAACTGATTACAGCGATGGGCGAGGGTGGGTTGACGCCGAGCATCGGGATGATCGAGGCCGTGGTCGCGGCGGTGTCGATTCCCGTTAATGTGATTGTGCGGCCGCATAGCCGGTCGTTTGTCTACGATGTGGATGACTTCGCGGTTATGTTGCGCGATGTGCGCGCGGCTAAGGTGGCGGGGGCCAATGCTGTTGTGATTGGGATGTTGACTGCGTCGCGTGAGGTTGATCGCGATGCGTTGTTGCGGGTCGTTGATGCTGCGGATGGGATGCCCATCACGTTTCATCGTGCGTTTGATGATGCGCGTGATTTGCATGAGGCGCTTGATGTGCTGCTTGGGTTCGATACTGTTACGAATGTGTTGACTTCAGGTGGGAAGGGTTCGGTGCTCGATGCGGTGAGTGAGGTTAGCGCGCTCGTTGCGCGGGCTGATCAATCGCATTGCACCGTGCTCGCGGGGGCTGGGCTTACCGTTGATCGTGTTGCCGGTTTTGTTCGCGCTACGCGCGTCGAAGCTGTGCATTTTGGGTCAGGGGTTAGGAGTGCTGCACCTGGTTCGGTTTGTGAGGAGAAGGTGAGGGAGGTTCGGGGTTTGTTGGGCGGGTGATGTTGTTCGGGCTGTGGGTTTGCGTTTGCGCTGGCATCCGCGCTTTGCCTTCGTGCTTCACGCGTCGCCCCTGTGCGGGGCGGCACCTACTTTTCTTTGCCGCCGCAAAGAAAAGTAGGCAAAAGAAAGCGGCTCACACCGCCAACATTTCTTCTTGCCTGAGGGCCCCCAAAGGGTCTTGCGCTTCACACGGTAACGTCTTTGTTCGCCTGCGTTGCCAACGCTTCGAACAGATGCCTCACCCGCTTCAGACACCCACACAAGAGCAGGCGGCAGCGAATGGTATGTGCCGCCCAGGTGGCAAACTGTGTGTAGGTTGTGGTGCCACACAGGTTAGCGCTCTTACCAGAAACACGAACCCTGCTTCGCGGTCCGGAGTGGTGCGTGTATGGCGCGAAAGCCTACACACAGTTTGCCACCTGGGCGGCCGAGGACTATCTGGCGCGGCGTGCTGCGACGCGGGCGCATGAAGCGGGTGAGGCGAACAGAGAGAACGTTGGCAACGCACGCGAACTGGCGCGTTGCCGTGTGAAGCGTAAGACCCTTTGGGGGCCCTCAGGCAAGAACAAGGACTGGCGGTGTTAGCCGCTTTCTTTTGCCTGCTTTTCTTTGCGGCGGCAAAGAAAAGTAGGTGCCGCCCCGCACAGGGGCGACGCGTGAAGCACGAAGGCAAATCGCGGATGCCAGCGAAAACACAAACGCGCAAAACGAACCCATCGCGAATGCCAGCGAAAAAACAAGCAAACCCCAACCAGCGTCGCAGACAAAAAAACCTACTTCGCTACAACAACAGGAATCCCCCGCAACACCCCAAAACCTTTAGCTTCCCGAAGCGCCTCCTCCACAGCCGCCCCTGTCGCGGCCTCCACACGCAACTGCGCCGCCAGCGCGCGCTCACTGCGCTTAACAGCTGCCAGATTAGCGAGCTTCACATGTCCATACCCGCGCACACGCGCATGCAACCCAGCGAGCTTGATGACATCATCCGCCGTGACGGCATCAAAAATCACAAACGCCCGCTGCATCGTTGCTTCATAGTCCGTGGACAACTCGCGCTCCATACGCCGCTCGACAGTGCGCCCAAACGGATCGAGCATCGTGCCGCGCAGCCCGCGCCACTTCGCCATAACACCGAACACGGGCCACATCCATTGACCAAACGTCTTCTTCTGCGGCGTCGCGCCGTGTTTAGTGCGTGAAATAGTCGGCGGCGCAAGATTGAACTTCACGCCGAAGTCCTTCCCGGCAACGCCTTCGAATTGCGCTTCGAGCGCAGCACGGAAAGCCGGATCGCTATGCAGGCGCGCGACTTCGTATTCATCCTTCACCGCGAGCAGTCGATAAAACGTCGTAGCAACAGCGCGGCTCAAGCGCTCTTCAACCTCATCTGCGCCTCCGAGCTTGTGCTCAGCCTGACGCGCCGCATCGACCAGCGCACGATAGCGCTTCACATAAGCCGCGCCACCATACGCCAGCAAACGCGCTTCGCGATCCGCGACCAATGCGTCGAGTGTCTCCAGCGAATCAGCAGCCTGCACCGCATGACGCTGCGTCCACAGCGCCTCCAGTCCGGCAGGATCAGCGGCAGCCATACGGCCAATCGAAAACGCCAACTGGTTCATCTGCACCGCGACATTGTTCAACTCGATTGCCCGCATCATCGCGGCGAACGACACAGGCACGAGCCCCAGTTGCCACGCAAAGCCAAGCATCAGAATGTTCGCGCCGATCGTGTCGCCAAGGAAACGCGTCGCGAGCGCCTGTGCATCACACGACGACATGCGCTCTTCACCCGCCGCGTGACGCATCTTGTCGATCAGCGCATCCGCATGCAGATTCGCATCCGGATTCTGCACGAACGAAGCATTCGGAATCGCATGCGTGTTCACGACGATGCGCGTGCGGCCGTGACGCACCGTTTGCAACGCATCCGCGCCCGCGCCGACCACCATGTCGCAGGCGAGCAGCACGTCGGCCTGTTGCGTGTCGATGCGCACCTGGTTCAGCCATTCGTCGCGCGCGGCGAAGCGCACGAACGACAGCACCGAACCGCCTTTCTGCGCGAAGCCCATGAAATCGAGCACCGAAGCGCTCTTGCCTTCCAGATGCGCGGCCATGCTGATCAGCGCGCCGACCGTCACGACGCCCGTGCCGCCGACACCCGTCACGAGGATGTCGTAGGGCGCGGCGTCGAGGTGCGTCGCAGGCGTAGGCAATGCGTCGACGCGCGCGGCGAGCGCGGCTGCATCGAATGCGACGCCTGCCGCCTTCTTCAGCTTGCCGCCTTCGATCGTTACGAAGCTCGGGCAGAAGCCGTTCACGCACGAGTAGTCCTTGTTGCACGATGACTGATCGATGCGACGCTTGCGACCCAAAGGCGTTTCAACGGGTTCGACGGACAGGCAGTTCGACTGCACGCCGCAATCGCCGCAGCCTTCGCAGACTTCTTCGTTGATGAAGAGGCGCTTGTCCGGATCGGGAAACTCGCCTTTTTTGCGGCGGCGGCGCTTCTCGGCGGCACACGTCTGGTCGTAGATCAGCACCGTCACGCCGTCGATATCGCGCAGTTCGCGTTGCACCTTGTCGAGTTCGCTGCGGTGATGGAACGTCGTACCCTTCGGGAACTGGTCATGATGGCCGTCGTACTTCTCCGGCTCGTCGCTGACCACGACAAAGTGCGACACGCCTTCCGCTTCGACCTGACGCGCGATCTGCGGCACCGAGATGCTGCCGTCGACCGGTTGGCCACCCGTCATCGCGACGGCGTCGTTGTAGAGAATCTTGTAGGTGATCGTCGCTTTCGCTGCGACCGCCTGGCGGATTGCGAGAATGCCCGAGTGGAAGTACGTGCCGTCGCCGAGATTCTGGAATACGTGGCGCGTCTTCGTGAACATCGAATGCGAGGCCCAGTCGACGCCTTCGCCGCCCATCTGGATCAAACCCGTCGTGTCACGCTCCATCCACGACGCCATGAAGTGGCAGCCAATGCCCGCCTGCGCAATCGAACCTTCAGGCACTTTCGTCGATGTGTTGTGCGGGCAGCCCGAACAGAAGTAGGGCGTGCGCTTCACGGCATCGGCGGCATTCGACAGAATTTGCGGCGCGACGAGATCGACCACGCGCTCGCGGCGGTCGAGCGCGGGCTTGTGCTTCGCGAGCCAGTTCGCGAACACGGGCAGAATGCGCGACGGCCGCAGTTCACCGAGCGACGACAGCAGCATCGAGCCATCTTCCGCATGCTTGCCGACGATCACGGGGCGCGCGCCTTCTGTGCGGTTGTACAGATAGTCCTTGATCTGCTGCTCGATCACGGGTCCCTTCTCTTCGATCACGAGCACTTCCGACAGACCGGAAACGAACGCGTCGATGCGTGTCATTTCGAGCGGGAACGACAGGCCGACCTTGTAGATGCGCACGCCCGCCTGCTCCAGATCGGCGACGGTGAGATCGAGCCGGCGCAACGCTTCCATCAGATCGAGATGCGCCTTGCCGCACGTGATGATGCCGACGTTCGCGTGCGGGCTCGGCGCGATCCACTTGTCGATGCTGTTGAAGCGCGCGAAGTGCCGCACGGCGTCGAGCTTCGCGTGCAGACGCTGTTCGATCGTGAGACTCGGCAAGTCGGGCCAGCGGTTGTGCAGGCCGCCCGCGGGCGCCTGAAAGCCTTCGGGCGTGGGCCAATCCATCTGCAACGCGTCGAGATCGACGGTCGAGCCCGATTCGACCGTTTCCGAAATCGCCTTGTAGCCGACCCACGCACCCGAGTAGCGCGACAGCGCCCAGCCGTAGATGCCGAACTCCAGCATGTCCGCGATGTTCGACGGGTTCACGACGGGCATGTGCCACGCGATCATCGCGAAGTCGCTCTGATGCGGCATCGACGATGACACGCAGCCGTGGTCGTCGCCCGCGACGACCAGCACGCCGCCATGCTGAGACGAGCCGTAGGCGTTGCCGTGCTTGAGCGCGTCACCCGCGCGATCGACGCCTGGGCCTTTGCCGTACCACATCGCATACACGCCATCGACTGTGCGTTCCGGGTCCGCCTCGACGCGCTGTGTGCCGAGCACGGCCGTGCCGCCGAGTTCCTCGTTGATCGCGGGCAGGAAGCGGACGTCGTTCGCTTCGAGCAGTTTCGTCGCTTTCCACAACTGCTGGTCGACCATGCCGAGCGGCGAGCCGCGATAGCCACTGATAAAGCCGGCCGTGTTCAGGCCGCTTGCCTTGTCGAGCTGGCGCTGCATCAGCGCGAGACGCACGAGCGCCTGCGTGCCTGTCAGGAAGATGCGGCCGCGCGTGGCGGTCAGATTGTCCGAGAGGTGGTAGTCGGCGAGTGCGGGGGTGCCGTCG
The DNA window shown above is from Paraburkholderia sp. PGU19 and carries:
- a CDS encoding DUF2239 family protein; amino-acid sequence: MTTHAITCTAFEGVRRLASGALKDVALAVKAATERDGGASVLIFDDQTSRPIELDLRGSASDVLARLADQQHDEARQTEPASDEPAASRGRGRPKLGVVAREVTLLPRHWEWLNGQPGGASVALRKLVDAARSASEGKDRMRQAQEAAYRFMTAMAGDLAGYEEATRALYANDAARFDAMTAAWPVDVRDHTRALAKRALDVDVSGNP
- a CDS encoding methyl-accepting chemotaxis protein codes for the protein MKWFDRMTVWKKLLIAFATVIGFGVAVGVAGLSALASMHGITEEISSRHMDGLYWMEEANRYKIDTDLDAANLGYAPDDAARQKLKDDIVASLKHMHDAYGRYRETIAGDGGQSQYDDVLRKTETWEAIVHQQIGLQPIPQGIDNAELVRRAIAASEALRDKIVALIDYRRQQANAAQHKASAEYASMRVVLSLLVLASMLVGAGFAWLIARRLTRQLGGEPDYAAQIASRIAAGDLGVRVDTKPGDTASLLYALANMREQLAAIVGKIRESSESILLASGEIAQGNTDLSQRTEEQAASLEETASSMEQLTATVRQNADNAQQAGGVAAGASEVAVRGSGLVGDVVETIRELAAGSKRMTDIIGVIESIAFQTNILALNAAVEAARAGEQGRGFAVVAGEVRALAQRSAVSAKEIKELIESSTSRVDSGAVLAERAGRTMTEVTQAVQRMTDIMGEISAASGEQSTGIEQVNRAVAQMDEVTQQNAALVEQAAAAAGAMADQARHLKTAVSVFSL
- a CDS encoding solute carrier family 23 protein — protein: MADSYFPRWRVQSRGVEGRVVNTDERLPGPQMLAMGIQHVVAMFGSTVLAPLLMGFDPNLCIFMSGIGTLLFFVLVGGRVPSYLGSSFAFIGLVIAITGYTGHGPNLNIPVALGGIIACGVVYVIIGLIVSAVGTAWIETLMPPVVTGSIVAVIGLNLAPIAVKGVSGSAFDSYMALVTVLCVGAVAVFTRGMLQRLLILVGLLIAYVIYAIVTNGMGMGKPIDFSIVANAAWFGMPHFTAPVFSGQAMALLAPVAVILVAENLGHIKAVSAMTGQNLDGYIGRAFIGDGLATVVSGFAGGTGVTTYAENIGVMAVTKIYSTLVFVIAAVIALVLGFSPKFGAVIQTIPGPVLGGVSIVVFGLIAVTGARIWVVNKVDFSDNRNLIVAAVTLVLGAGDFSLKFGGFALGGIGTATFGAIILYALLRRKGPQEPAV
- a CDS encoding Na+/H+ antiporter, whose amino-acid sequence is MDIVFTVLILLLAVAASGVVVRLVPLKLPLPLVQIAFGALLAWPRLGLHVTFDPELFMMLFIPPLLFADGWRIPKREFFMQRRAILMLALGLVFMTVVAVGYFIHAMVPSISLPIAFALAAVLSPTDAVALSGIAGRNRLPEHLMHILEGEALMNDASGLVALKFAIAAALTGVFSLRDASVSFVIIALGGLATGAAVAWLFSYASTHFLNLTEEGDPAPGVVMTMLIPFAAYLFAEHFEFSGILAAVAAGMTMNYSTFTTASPASARVRASVTWTMIEFVFNGMVFILLGLQFPHIIGRALLDAHEEASGSELRLIFYVTAVAVALYALRFVWVWLLRWFASRGAAKQGVANAVPGLRTVSMTTIAGVRGAVTLAGVLSLPVALSNGQPLPGRDTAIFIASGVILVSLFVAVIGLPLLMNGARRRPDPHAAEERMARIQAAQAAIRAIDRYQETATADLDEASSAHAADVTARVMDIYRRRLATLDDDMEPAESARRSEAFEFQMKLAAMRAERVTLLDLRGSQLINDDTMNKLMREVDLSETALLTRGKGKK